The Geoanaerobacter pelophilus genome window below encodes:
- a CDS encoding type Z 30S ribosomal protein S14, with protein sequence MAKKSMMIKAERPKKFQVRDYNRCPICGRPRAYYRKFDMCRICLRKYASSGQIPGVIKSSW encoded by the coding sequence GTGGCAAAGAAATCCATGATGATCAAGGCTGAAAGGCCTAAAAAATTCCAGGTTCGCGATTATAATCGGTGCCCAATATGTGGCCGCCCGCGAGCATATTACAGAAAATTCGATATGTGCAGGATCTGCCTTCGTAAATATGCATCAAGTGGCCAGATTCCTGGCGTAATAAAGTCTAGCTGGTAA